In a single window of the Streptomyces cinnabarinus genome:
- a CDS encoding SMI1/KNR4 family protein → MTEDPIRAEQTLAAWTRIETWLRKHAPRTFERLPEPTTEDRLRSLEQELDLTIPADVRAFYLLRNGTGPASDFDWPTSREDPEPTGYFLPDGEGVGPLEDLSMWFEGPVAAERLDDAPGQRYLPITTIDPDGFYGTFVDCTPGPGYGLLGGYAEADIPSPGKTTFAAFLTEVADALHEGRGFGGVDAPRVIEGRLDWR, encoded by the coding sequence ATGACCGAAGACCCCATACGGGCCGAACAGACCCTCGCCGCCTGGACCCGGATCGAGACCTGGTTGCGGAAGCACGCGCCCCGCACCTTCGAGCGGTTGCCCGAACCCACGACGGAGGACCGGCTCCGCTCGCTGGAACAGGAACTCGACCTGACGATCCCGGCCGATGTGCGCGCCTTCTACCTGCTGCGCAACGGCACCGGACCGGCCTCGGACTTCGACTGGCCCACCTCCCGCGAAGACCCCGAACCGACGGGCTACTTCCTGCCCGACGGCGAGGGAGTCGGCCCCTTGGAGGACCTGAGCATGTGGTTCGAGGGCCCGGTGGCCGCCGAGCGCCTGGACGACGCCCCCGGGCAGCGGTACCTGCCGATCACCACCATCGACCCGGACGGCTTCTACGGAACCTTCGTCGACTGCACGCCGGGCCCGGGGTACGGACTGCTCGGCGGCTACGCCGAGGCCGACATCCCGAGCCCGGGGAAGACGACCTTCGCCGCCTTCCTGACCGAGGTCGCCGACGCGCTGCACGAGGGGCGGGGCTTCGGGGGCGTCGACGCCCCGCGGGTGATCGAGGGGCGCCTCGACTGGCGGTAG
- a CDS encoding YbaK/EbsC family protein produces MPEHDTSPHAPEGRDTSAQHSEGHDTYAHLISLLDTSRVDYELLDHAPEGATDAVSALRGHPSSQAAKCIVLRVKVDRRTTRHVLAVVPGDRRVDLDAVRDLYAARYVGFSDPETAERLARSVPGTVLPFSFDPGLEVLADPEVVAQPNLYFNAARLDRSLRLSGTDYARLARPRVERIAGTAADVVPAP; encoded by the coding sequence ATGCCCGAGCACGACACCTCCCCGCACGCCCCCGAGGGACGCGACACCTCCGCGCAGCACTCTGAAGGACACGACACCTACGCGCACCTGATCTCCCTCCTCGACACCTCCCGCGTCGACTACGAACTCCTCGACCACGCACCCGAGGGCGCCACCGACGCCGTCTCCGCGCTGCGCGGCCACCCCTCCTCCCAGGCCGCGAAGTGCATCGTGCTCCGGGTCAAGGTCGACCGGCGCACCACCCGGCACGTCCTCGCGGTCGTCCCCGGGGACCGCCGGGTGGACCTGGACGCCGTCCGGGACCTGTACGCGGCGCGCTACGTGGGCTTCAGCGACCCGGAGACCGCCGAGCGCCTGGCCCGCTCGGTCCCCGGCACGGTCCTCCCCTTCAGCTTCGACCCCGGCCTCGAAGTCCTCGCCGACCCCGAGGTGGTGGCCCAGCCGAACCTCTACTTCAACGCGGCCCGCCTGGACCGCTCCCTGCGCCTCTCGGGCACCGACTACGCACGGCTCGCCCGGCCCCGCGTGGAACGCATCGCGGGCACGGCGGCCGATGTCGTACCCGCGCCCTGA
- a CDS encoding DMT family transporter, with amino-acid sequence MSDVRRTDAVLLLVAIVWGSSYLSAQTATAALPVLLVLFARYALSALACLGLVLSRRGARRWTRAELRAGVPLGLTQAAVLIVETYGVAHTTAANAGLIISLTIVLTPLLDRSGRSGGLPAAFYAATGVCVLAVALLMSGNGFHAPRLGDLLMLGAAVVRAGHVVLVGRLTVGRAIRPLHLTTVQTLVGTVLFLPAAGADLPTLVHADAATWTQLVYLALFCSVFAFLAQTWAVQRSSASRASLLLGTEPLWAVAVGIALGGEHLTPLTGVGAALMLTGTYWGQAVERTHRTEHPTEKDLTCPSTTPPRTPPRDATPPRSTLKDTTPTRT; translated from the coding sequence GTGTCCGACGTCCGCCGTACCGATGCGGTACTCCTGCTGGTCGCGATCGTCTGGGGATCCAGCTATCTCTCCGCCCAGACCGCCACCGCCGCCCTGCCCGTCCTGCTGGTGCTGTTCGCCCGCTACGCCCTGTCCGCGCTCGCCTGTCTCGGCCTCGTCCTCTCCCGGCGGGGCGCGCGCCGGTGGACCCGTGCGGAGCTGCGCGCCGGGGTGCCGCTGGGTCTGACCCAGGCGGCGGTGCTGATCGTGGAGACGTACGGCGTCGCCCACACCACCGCCGCCAACGCCGGGCTCATCATCAGCCTGACCATCGTGCTCACCCCGCTCCTCGACCGCTCCGGCCGCTCCGGCGGACTGCCCGCCGCCTTCTACGCCGCCACCGGCGTGTGTGTCCTCGCCGTCGCCCTGCTGATGTCCGGCAACGGCTTCCACGCGCCGCGCCTCGGCGATCTGCTGATGCTCGGCGCGGCGGTGGTGCGGGCGGGGCATGTCGTCCTGGTCGGGCGGCTCACCGTCGGCCGGGCGATCCGTCCGCTGCACCTGACGACGGTGCAGACCCTCGTCGGGACCGTCCTCTTCCTTCCGGCGGCCGGGGCCGACCTGCCGACCCTCGTCCACGCCGACGCGGCCACCTGGACCCAGCTGGTGTATCTCGCCCTGTTCTGCAGCGTGTTCGCCTTCCTGGCGCAGACCTGGGCCGTGCAGCGCAGCTCCGCCAGCCGGGCCAGCCTGCTGCTGGGCACCGAGCCGCTGTGGGCGGTCGCGGTGGGCATCGCCCTCGGCGGTGAGCACCTCACCCCGCTCACCGGCGTCGGCGCGGCCCTGATGCTCACCGGCACCTACTGGGGGCAGGCGGTGGAGCGCACCCACCGGACGGAACACCCAACGGAAAAGGACCTCACATGCCCGAGCACGACACCTCCCCGCACGCCCCCGAGGGACGCGACACCTCCGCGCAGCACTCTGAAGGACACGACACCTACGCGCACCTGA
- a CDS encoding LysR family transcriptional regulator, with the protein MDERQLRILRELGELGSVTAVAEALLVTPSAISQQLRLLQRAIPVPLTERHGRRLVLTDAGQALAGAAVEVETALARARGSVEEFVGRPDGEVSVAAFHSAGGSFFPLLLRALAGPGKPVPRLADEDVPQEDFPRLTREYDIVLAHRLEHAPPWPDTVTVTTLLREPLDVAMPKEHPLAAKRRVTPRDVADEPWITVHDGFPVMATIDAIAAAAGRRLRLAHRINEFAVVAEAVAAGGGIALMPRWTMRPHPALTLRPLSGVRARRHIDALYRPERIARKAVRTVLAELRHAARSIQAAET; encoded by the coding sequence ATGGACGAACGGCAGCTGAGGATCCTGCGCGAGTTGGGTGAGCTGGGCAGTGTCACGGCGGTCGCCGAGGCGCTGCTGGTGACCCCGTCGGCGATCTCCCAGCAGCTCCGGCTGCTCCAGCGGGCGATCCCGGTACCGCTCACCGAGCGGCATGGCAGACGGCTGGTGCTGACCGACGCCGGGCAGGCGCTGGCGGGCGCCGCGGTGGAGGTGGAGACGGCGCTGGCGCGCGCCCGGGGCAGCGTCGAGGAGTTCGTGGGGCGCCCGGACGGGGAGGTGTCGGTGGCGGCGTTCCACAGCGCGGGCGGCTCCTTCTTCCCGCTGCTGCTGCGGGCGCTGGCCGGTCCCGGCAAGCCGGTGCCGAGGCTCGCCGACGAGGACGTACCGCAGGAGGACTTCCCGCGCCTGACACGGGAGTACGACATCGTCCTCGCGCACCGTCTGGAGCATGCCCCGCCCTGGCCGGACACGGTCACGGTGACCACGCTGCTGCGGGAACCGCTGGACGTGGCCATGCCCAAGGAGCATCCGCTGGCCGCGAAGCGCCGGGTCACCCCGCGCGATGTGGCCGACGAGCCGTGGATCACCGTGCACGACGGGTTTCCGGTGATGGCGACGATCGACGCGATCGCGGCGGCCGCCGGGCGGCGGCTCCGTCTCGCCCACCGCATCAACGAGTTCGCGGTGGTGGCCGAGGCCGTGGCCGCGGGCGGGGGCATCGCCCTGATGCCCCGCTGGACCATGCGCCCGCACCCCGCCCTGACCCTCAGACCCCTCAGCGGAGTCCGGGCGAGACGCCATATCGATGCCCTGTACCGCCCCGAGCGCATCGCGCGGAAGGCGGTCCGTACGGTGCTGGCCGAACTGCGCCACGCGGCCCGTTCGATCCAGGCGGCCGAGACCTGA
- a CDS encoding phosphotransferase enzyme family protein, protein MDETRAREVLAAAGVLPGPARDAALLALGENAVFAAGDLVVKVGRDAELLDRARRELDIALWLAKAGVPAVRAAEPEPLLTEGHPVTVWHRLPDPVRPAEPRDLAELLRVVHALPAPPFALPPRDLLGGVERWLRLAGDAIDPADAAYLRERRDGFADAASRLTPHLPPGPIHGDALPRNVHAGPDGPVLVDLETFSTDFREHDLVVMALSRDRYGLSAAAYDSFVAAYGWDVREWAGCPVLRGARETASCAWVSQHAPSNPKALAEFRRRVASLRDGDETVRWYPF, encoded by the coding sequence ATGGACGAGACGCGGGCCCGTGAGGTGCTCGCCGCGGCGGGCGTGCTGCCCGGCCCGGCGCGGGACGCCGCTCTCCTCGCCCTGGGCGAGAACGCCGTGTTCGCCGCCGGTGACCTGGTCGTCAAGGTGGGCCGGGACGCCGAGCTGCTGGACCGGGCCCGGCGTGAACTCGACATCGCGCTGTGGCTGGCGAAGGCGGGCGTGCCGGCGGTCCGGGCGGCCGAGCCCGAGCCGCTGCTGACCGAGGGACACCCGGTGACGGTGTGGCACCGGCTGCCGGATCCGGTACGCCCGGCGGAGCCCCGCGATTTGGCCGAACTCCTACGGGTCGTGCACGCCCTGCCCGCGCCGCCCTTCGCGCTGCCCCCGCGTGATCTGCTCGGCGGGGTGGAGCGCTGGCTGCGGCTGGCCGGCGACGCCATCGACCCGGCGGACGCGGCGTATCTGCGCGAGCGCCGGGACGGTTTCGCGGACGCGGCGAGCCGCCTCACCCCCCACCTGCCGCCGGGCCCGATCCACGGCGACGCCCTCCCCCGCAACGTCCACGCCGGCCCCGACGGCCCCGTCCTGGTCGACCTGGAGACCTTCTCCACCGACTTCCGGGAGCACGACCTGGTCGTCATGGCCCTGTCCCGCGACCGGTACGGCCTGTCCGCAGCGGCCTACGACTCCTTCGTCGCCGCCTACGGCTGGGATGTGCGCGAGTGGGCGGGCTGCCCGGTGCTGCGGGGCGCCCGGGAGACGGCGAGCTGCGCCTGGGTGTCCCAGCACGCACCGAGCAACCCCAAGGCCCTCGCGGAGTTCCGCCGCCGGGTGGCCTCCCTGCGGGACGGGGACGAGACGGTGCGGTGGTATCCGTTCTGA
- a CDS encoding carbohydrate ABC transporter permease, translating into MSLVTAKRRPASAPGGPRAGGAWFLVLPALIPILLLSVGPLLYGILLAFTDSQSGRTQPTQWIGGLNFRDLLHDTLFWESFRIGLVWAVGVTVPQFLLALGLALLLNQDLRLRWLARALAIVPWAMPEVVVGVMWRLVYNPDAGILNETLRDLGLGDGRDWLSGLATALPAVIVVGVWAGMPTTTVALLAGLQNTPRELHEAAAMDGAGAWRRFWTVTWPALRPVALAITALNFIWNFNSFALVYVLTGGGPGGRTRLPMLFAYEEAFRYGQFGYAAAMGCVMVALISILLALFLVGRLRGGEET; encoded by the coding sequence GTGAGCTTGGTGACCGCGAAGCGGCGGCCGGCGTCGGCGCCAGGCGGGCCGCGCGCGGGCGGGGCCTGGTTCCTCGTACTGCCCGCGCTGATCCCGATCCTGCTGCTGAGCGTCGGACCGCTGCTGTACGGGATCCTGCTGGCCTTCACCGACTCCCAGTCCGGCCGCACCCAGCCCACGCAGTGGATCGGCGGTCTCAACTTCCGGGATCTGCTGCACGACACCCTGTTCTGGGAGTCGTTCCGCATCGGCCTGGTCTGGGCCGTCGGGGTCACCGTCCCGCAGTTCCTGCTCGCGCTCGGCCTCGCCCTGCTCCTCAACCAGGACCTACGGCTGCGCTGGCTGGCCCGCGCCCTCGCGATCGTCCCCTGGGCCATGCCGGAGGTCGTGGTCGGGGTGATGTGGCGGCTGGTCTACAACCCGGACGCGGGCATCCTCAACGAGACCCTGCGCGACCTGGGCCTCGGCGACGGCCGCGACTGGCTCAGCGGCCTCGCCACCGCCCTGCCCGCCGTCATCGTCGTCGGCGTCTGGGCCGGGATGCCGACTACCACCGTCGCCCTGCTCGCCGGCCTCCAGAACACCCCGCGCGAGCTGCACGAGGCCGCCGCCATGGACGGCGCGGGCGCCTGGCGCCGCTTCTGGACCGTCACCTGGCCCGCCCTCAGACCCGTCGCCCTCGCCATCACGGCGCTCAACTTCATCTGGAACTTCAACTCGTTCGCGCTGGTCTACGTCCTCACCGGCGGCGGCCCCGGCGGCCGCACCCGGCTGCCGATGCTCTTCGCCTACGAAGAGGCCTTCCGCTACGGCCAGTTCGGCTACGCGGCGGCGATGGGCTGTGTGATGGTCGCCCTGATCTCGATCCTGCTCGCCCTGTTCCTGGTGG